From the Pleurocapsa sp. PCC 7319 genome, one window contains:
- a CDS encoding Spy/CpxP family protein refolding chaperone, with amino-acid sequence MNKSIIKYLFIGIAIYLISVNSVSAQQHQHSEQHNNFRSPYVEQLDSPVRGLSSEEVDNLLNGRGSGYARMAELNGYPGLRHVLDLSSELKLSAQQETDIQVAFEQMQSQAKTIGKTIVSKEQELGKSFASGKITNTELEKQTEELATLYGELRNTHLQAHLKINPILSTEQIKKYNQLRGYEIAN; translated from the coding sequence ATGAATAAAAGCATAATTAAATATCTTTTTATAGGAATTGCTATTTATCTAATCAGCGTCAACTCAGTTTCTGCTCAACAACACCAACATAGCGAACAACATAACAATTTTCGTTCCCCTTACGTAGAGCAGTTAGACTCTCCCGTGCGTGGTTTGAGTTCTGAAGAAGTCGATAATCTGCTTAACGGCAGAGGTTCTGGCTATGCTCGGATGGCTGAACTTAACGGCTATCCTGGGCTGCGTCATGTTTTAGACTTAAGTTCTGAACTAAAGCTGTCTGCTCAACAGGAAACAGACATACAAGTAGCCTTCGAGCAGATGCAGTCTCAAGCCAAAACTATCGGCAAAACTATAGTCAGTAAAGAACAAGAACTTGGCAAGTCATTTGCTTCGGGAAAAATTACCAATACCGAACTAGAAAAACAAACTGAGGAATTGGCAACACTCTACGGAGAACTAAGAAATACTCACTTACAAGCGCACTTGAAAATCAACCCGATTTTATCTACCGAGCAGATTAAAAAATACAATCAACTGCGAGGATATGAAATAGCAAACTGA
- a CDS encoding heavy metal-responsive transcriptional regulator, with amino-acid sequence MSKSTNLKIGELAKQTGLAVGTLRYYSDIGLLQPVQRGDNGYRYYSQNASRQVEFIKKAQAIGFTLEEIKTILDVRDRGEKPCNLVQGLLDNKIEQLEIQIKKMSLFKQELEEYRTSWINNPNRESDSQEVCPLISSVTLDTTA; translated from the coding sequence ATGAGCAAATCAACAAACCTTAAAATTGGCGAACTGGCAAAGCAAACAGGTCTAGCTGTGGGGACTTTACGCTACTATAGCGATATCGGACTTCTGCAACCAGTACAAAGAGGCGATAACGGCTATCGCTATTACAGTCAGAATGCCAGTAGGCAGGTAGAGTTTATTAAGAAAGCTCAGGCTATTGGCTTTACCCTCGAAGAAATCAAGACCATTCTCGATGTACGCGATCGCGGTGAGAAACCGTGTAATTTAGTGCAGGGCTTACTAGATAACAAGATCGAGCAGCTAGAGATTCAAATTAAGAAGATGAGCTTGTTCAAGCAGGAGTTAGAAGAATATCGCACAAGCTGGATTAATAACCCCAATCGCGAATCTGACTCTCAAGAAGTATGTCCCCTAATTTCCAGCGTTACATTAGATACTACTGCTTAA
- a CDS encoding efflux RND transporter permease subunit encodes MRHLLLDFSFWRVTSNKFFRSAISLFISINYPYLILVRYPESDRAYGQNLAATYITTPNGQQVPLSTVATLKREYGATLIEHVNGKRVVYVNGYYRKSSPASMDLSMAIAMRAGEELDFPPGYGLDSMGDMTDMMIEFDRLLKGLIVSIILIYLILVIQFGSFIQPLVMMLSIPLQLIGVFGALLLAQQTLSSVSILGIIILSGISVSAAILLLELILTKREEGVPRAEAIRQAAPVRLKAISMTTLTTMIVIVRLAFYPETGMDAYSPIATVVLGGLTVSTLLTLIVIPIVYTFVDDITQGLKGLGRKKKRSSRKQLPQA; translated from the coding sequence TTGAGGCATCTTCTACTTGATTTTAGTTTCTGGAGAGTAACAAGTAATAAGTTTTTTAGGTCTGCAATAAGCCTGTTTATTTCAATTAATTATCCGTACTTGATATTAGTCCGCTACCCCGAAAGCGATCGCGCTTACGGTCAGAATCTCGCTGCTACCTACATTACTACCCCCAACGGGCAGCAAGTACCCCTCAGTACCGTCGCTACTTTGAAGCGGGAATACGGGGCAACTCTAATCGAACACGTTAACGGCAAACGGGTAGTTTACGTTAATGGTTACTATCGTAAATCCAGTCCTGCTTCGATGGATCTATCAATGGCGATCGCGATGCGTGCGGGAGAAGAGTTAGATTTTCCTCCAGGCTACGGTTTAGACTCTATGGGTGACATGACCGATATGATGATTGAATTCGATCGCCTGCTTAAAGGTCTGATAGTTTCCATCATCTTGATTTACTTAATTCTAGTAATCCAATTTGGCTCGTTTATTCAACCCCTAGTCATGATGCTTTCAATTCCCCTACAGTTAATTGGGGTATTTGGCGCATTATTACTGGCTCAACAAACCCTTTCATCCGTCTCTATTCTAGGAATTATTATTCTTTCTGGTATTTCCGTCTCTGCTGCCATTCTGTTACTAGAATTAATCCTTACCAAGCGAGAAGAAGGAGTACCCAGAGCCGAAGCCATCCGCCAAGCTGCACCAGTACGACTTAAGGCAATCTCTATGACCACTTTGACAACTATGATTGTGATCGTGCGGTTGGCTTTTTATCCCGAAACTGGCATGGATGCTTATTCTCCCATTGCCACAGTAGTTTTAGGCGGGCTGACTGTTTCCACCCTGCTGACTTTAATCGTAATTCCCATCGTTTATACCTTTGTTGATGACATTACTCAGGGGTTGAAAGGGTTAGGTAGGAAGAAGAAACGTTCTTCTCGCAAACAACTTCCACAAGCATAG